A single region of the Nocardioides sp. W7 genome encodes:
- a CDS encoding M3 family metallopeptidase codes for MTLSPLSLPSSDDALSWVETYADQGLATARRLVDELRAEPPAETLGVLRAWDEIALQLGNVAAVGSLLSNVHPREDVRTRCEQAEVDVDRLATSLRQDRALYDVFAALDPAGLDARAARLLDKVLADFRRAGVDRDDATRARLAEINDRLTALDQEFGRNTRDDVRTVTAPAERFAGLPEDWLEAHPADADGNVAATTDYPDSVPVRMFAHDAALRHDMSVALLTRGYPQNEPLLHELFALRHELATLVGYADWASYDADVKMIDSGPAIPEFIDKISAAAAEPMERDLAVLMARYRQDRPDASEIPGSDASYYQEVVRREQYDVDAQQVRRYFDFAGVRQGLLDVTGRLFGLSYLPVPDAPVWHEDVTAYDVVESGPEGDADEPFARIYLDLHPREGKYKHAAQFTLTDGVAGRQLPEGVLVCNFSRGLMEHDHVVTLFHEFGHLVHHVLGGRGEWARFAGVATEWDFVEAPSQMLEEWAWDADILATFATDADGAPIPADLVARMRAADDYGKGIYARVQMFYAAMSYWFHTDRPADLTAAMRELQARHSPFPYVEGTHMFASFGHLGGYSSAYYTYMWSLVIAKDLFSAFDPANLFDPEVAHRYRDRVLAPGGAKDAADLVADFLGRPYSFESFAGWLAR; via the coding sequence GTGACGCTCTCCCCGCTCTCGCTGCCCAGCTCCGACGACGCCCTCTCCTGGGTCGAGACGTACGCCGACCAGGGGCTCGCCACCGCCCGCCGGCTGGTCGACGAGCTCCGTGCCGAGCCACCCGCGGAGACCCTCGGCGTCCTGCGGGCCTGGGACGAGATCGCGCTGCAGCTCGGCAACGTCGCCGCCGTCGGCTCGCTGCTGTCCAACGTGCACCCGCGCGAGGACGTCCGCACCCGCTGCGAGCAGGCCGAGGTCGACGTCGACCGGCTGGCCACGTCGCTGCGCCAGGACCGCGCCCTGTACGACGTCTTCGCCGCCCTCGATCCCGCCGGCCTCGATGCCCGGGCCGCGCGGCTGCTCGACAAGGTGCTCGCCGACTTCCGCCGCGCGGGCGTCGACCGCGACGACGCCACCCGGGCCCGGCTCGCCGAGATCAACGACCGGCTGACCGCACTCGACCAGGAGTTCGGCCGCAACACCCGTGACGACGTCCGCACCGTCACCGCGCCGGCCGAGCGGTTCGCCGGGCTCCCGGAGGACTGGCTGGAGGCGCACCCCGCGGACGCGGACGGCAACGTCGCGGCCACGACCGACTATCCCGACTCCGTGCCGGTGCGGATGTTCGCCCACGACGCCGCCCTGCGCCACGACATGTCGGTGGCCCTCCTGACCCGCGGCTACCCGCAGAACGAGCCGCTGCTGCACGAGCTGTTCGCGCTCCGCCACGAGCTGGCCACCCTGGTCGGCTACGCCGACTGGGCGTCGTACGACGCCGACGTGAAGATGATCGACTCCGGCCCGGCCATCCCGGAGTTCATCGACAAGATCTCCGCCGCGGCGGCCGAGCCGATGGAGCGCGACCTCGCGGTGCTGATGGCGCGCTACCGCCAGGACCGCCCCGACGCGTCCGAGATCCCCGGCAGCGACGCGTCGTACTACCAGGAGGTCGTGCGGCGCGAGCAGTACGACGTCGACGCCCAGCAGGTGCGCCGCTACTTCGACTTCGCAGGAGTCCGCCAGGGCCTGCTCGACGTCACCGGCCGGCTCTTCGGCCTGTCGTACCTGCCGGTGCCCGACGCACCGGTCTGGCACGAGGACGTGACGGCGTACGACGTCGTCGAGTCGGGCCCTGAAGGTGACGCGGACGAGCCGTTCGCCCGGATCTACCTCGACCTGCACCCCCGCGAGGGCAAGTACAAGCACGCCGCCCAGTTCACCCTCACCGACGGCGTCGCCGGGCGCCAGCTGCCCGAAGGTGTGCTGGTCTGCAACTTCTCCCGCGGGCTGATGGAGCACGACCACGTCGTCACGCTCTTCCACGAGTTCGGCCACCTGGTCCACCACGTGCTCGGCGGCCGCGGCGAGTGGGCCCGCTTCGCCGGGGTCGCCACCGAGTGGGACTTCGTCGAGGCGCCGAGCCAGATGCTGGAGGAGTGGGCCTGGGACGCCGACATCCTGGCCACCTTCGCGACCGACGCCGACGGCGCGCCGATCCCCGCCGATCTCGTGGCCCGGATGCGCGCCGCCGACGACTACGGCAAGGGCATCTACGCCCGGGTGCAGATGTTCTACGCCGCGATGTCGTACTGGTTCCACACCGATCGCCCCGCCGACCTGACCGCCGCCATGCGCGAGCTCCAGGCCCGCCACTCGCCGTTCCCGTACGTCGAGGGCACCCACATGTTCGCCAGCTTCGGCCACCTCGGCGGCTACTCCTCGGCGTACTACACCTACATGTGGTCGCTGGTCATCGCCAAGGACCTGTTCAGCGCCTTCGACCCCGCCAACCTGTTCGACCCCGAGGTCGCGCACCGCTACCGCGACCGCGTCCTCGCGCCCGGCGGCGCCAAGGACGCCGCCGACCTGGTCGCCGACTTCCTCGGCCGGCCGTACTCGTTCGAGTCGTTCGCGGGTTGGTTGGCGCGGTAA
- a CDS encoding sigma-70 family RNA polymerase sigma factor, whose translation MTIEQIFREEYGRVVASLARRFGDLDVAEDAAAEALLVALERWPAHGVPPNPGGWLTTTAGNKALDRIRRERKRDAKHQAALMINDDTPHEPTGIVADDRLRLIFTCCHPALAPEARVALTLRLLGGLTVAEIAAAFLVPETTMAQRITRAKAKIKGANIPFRVPSATDLSDRLGAVLAVVYLVFNEGYLSSSAAEPLRDELTDEAIRLGRMLRTLLPDEPEIAGLLALMLLTDARRPTRVSGGELVPLHEQDRGAWDRELIGEGHALVRECLARNRPGQYQLLAAINAVHTDAPTAAATDWGQIATLYSHLQAIAPSPLVALNRAIAVAELDGPEVALAEVDRLPLTSYHPWHATRADLLRRLGRSAEAREAYGAAIAATANAAERAYLTRRRDQLGS comes from the coding sequence GTGACCATCGAGCAGATCTTCCGGGAGGAGTACGGCCGGGTGGTCGCCTCGCTGGCCCGGCGCTTCGGCGACCTCGACGTCGCCGAGGACGCCGCGGCCGAGGCGCTCCTGGTCGCGCTCGAGAGGTGGCCCGCCCACGGCGTACCTCCCAACCCGGGCGGGTGGCTCACCACCACGGCCGGCAACAAGGCCCTCGACCGGATCCGCCGCGAGCGCAAGCGCGACGCCAAGCACCAGGCGGCCCTGATGATCAACGACGACACCCCGCACGAGCCGACCGGCATCGTCGCGGACGACCGGCTCCGACTGATCTTCACCTGCTGCCACCCCGCGCTCGCCCCGGAGGCCCGGGTGGCGCTCACGCTCCGGCTGCTCGGCGGCCTCACCGTGGCCGAGATCGCGGCGGCGTTCCTGGTGCCCGAGACGACGATGGCTCAGCGGATCACCCGCGCCAAGGCCAAGATCAAGGGCGCGAACATCCCCTTTCGGGTGCCGTCCGCGACCGACCTGTCGGACCGGCTCGGCGCCGTGCTCGCGGTGGTCTACCTGGTCTTCAACGAGGGCTACCTGTCGTCGTCGGCGGCCGAGCCGCTGCGCGACGAGCTCACCGACGAGGCGATCCGACTCGGCCGGATGCTGCGGACCCTGCTGCCCGACGAGCCGGAGATCGCCGGCCTGCTCGCGCTGATGCTGCTCACCGACGCCCGCCGCCCGACCCGGGTCTCGGGCGGTGAGCTGGTGCCGCTGCACGAGCAGGACCGCGGTGCCTGGGACCGCGAGCTGATCGGGGAGGGGCACGCCCTGGTCCGCGAGTGCCTGGCCCGCAACCGGCCGGGGCAGTACCAGCTGCTCGCCGCGATCAACGCCGTCCACACCGACGCCCCGACCGCGGCCGCCACCGACTGGGGCCAGATCGCCACCCTCTACTCCCACCTCCAGGCGATCGCCCCGAGCCCGTTGGTCGCCCTCAACCGCGCGATCGCGGTCGCCGAGCTCGACGGTCCCGAGGTCGCGCTCGCCGAGGTGGACCGGCTGCCGCTCACGTCGTACCACCCGTGGCACGCGACCCGCGCCGACCTGCTGCGCCGCCTCGGCCGCAGCGCCGAGGCCCGGGAGGCGTACGGCGCCGCCATCGCCGCCACCGCCAACGCCGCCGAGCGGGCCTACCTCACCCGCCGACGCGACCAGCTCGGCTCCTGA
- a CDS encoding YciI family protein produces MTQYFLSVHHDEAGAAAMAELTEADMQRMFTQVGAFNTRLQAEGAWLFAGGLMPIEQSTCVDATGERPIVTDGPFSESKEYLGGFWIIEAADLDAALAWAAEGSRACEGKVEVRPFQSE; encoded by the coding sequence ATGACTCAGTACTTCCTGTCCGTCCACCACGACGAGGCCGGCGCCGCCGCGATGGCCGAGCTGACCGAGGCCGATATGCAGCGCATGTTCACCCAGGTGGGTGCGTTCAACACCAGGCTGCAGGCCGAGGGGGCCTGGCTCTTCGCCGGCGGCCTGATGCCGATCGAGCAGTCCACCTGCGTCGACGCCACCGGCGAGAGGCCGATCGTCACCGACGGCCCGTTCTCGGAGTCCAAGGAGTACCTCGGCGGCTTCTGGATCATCGAGGCCGCCGACCTGGACGCCGCGCTCGCGTGGGCCGCCGAGGGCTCGCGAGCCTGCGAGGGCAAGGTCGAGGTCCGACCCTTCCAGTCGGAGTGA